The Clostridium sp. DL-VIII DNA window TTAAATTTTTTCTTTACAATTAAGAAGTCTTCTAAATCATTTAAAAACTGAAACAATAAGGCTCTGTTTTCAAATTCGTTTCTATTTTTAGGCAGTTCCATATCTGCATAATCTTTTCTAAGTAAATTTAATTTATTAATAAGTTCAATACAATCATTATTCTCATGAAGATTCATTGCAACATTATTGGTGAAGTCCGATAATATTTTAGTTTGACCATAAGTCATATAAAATCTTGAGAAATGCTTTTTCATTCTTTTCATTGTATCCAATTGTATTATTCTCATCTCTATATAATTTAGATAATAATCGTTTTTCTTAAATAAATGATTATTATTTATTGTCCGCGCTATATCTTTAGACTTTTTAATAAGTTTCTCGACTTCCAATAATATTTCTCGTTCATAAACTGGTACAGCTTGAGTTACCAAGCTTACTGCCATGTCTGATAATATAGCTCTATAACAATCTTCTATTCTTAACTTATTCTTTTCAAACTCATCTTCTAAAGAAGCTGCATATAAATTAAATAACATTGCAACACCAATTCCTATTATAGTTAATTGTGCTTCATTTATTATCCATGAAGCATTTATATTTGTACTTGTTAAAAGATGAGTTGAAAGTACTGCTCCAGGAACCATGCCTTCGCTCATTTTTAGAAGCTGAGTAGTTGATATAAAAATTATCAAAAACAGTCCAAATACAATAGGATTATTACCAAGCAAGATGTATAATACAAAAGATAAAAGTATAGCTATTGCAGCTGTGATTACTCTTCTGCCTCCGATTAGCAATGCTTCCTTCTTAGTATCCTGAATAGTAAGGATTGCAATTATACCCGAGGTTACACCAAACTGTAAACCAATATAATTTGATATCATTATTGCTACTGTAGCTGACAAAGCCATTTTGAAAACCTTCGACTGTAAATATTTAATCATACGAATCTTCTCCAATCCTATATCTTAAGGCACATCTTTGGTCTATTATCATATGCCTAAAGCATTTCATCTATTCTTTTATGTTAAATTTTTTATAAACTTAGCATGTTCTTTTCTATGCTTTATAAGTATTGGAACTTCATAAGAAAGCATTATAATCCATCCTCCTAGACAGCTTAAAGCAATACCAACTATACCAAACCTCGGAGCAAGTAAATAAGCAAATAATACTCTTCCAACCATTTGAACAAAAGTAGATCTTAAAGTAACCTTTAAATCTCCCATTCCTCTAAAGTATCCTTGTATTCCATTTGTCCATGCTGGAAGTATATAAAAAAATGCCATTAAATGAAGATATGTCGCTCCTAACTCTATAACTTTTGATCCTTCATTTGGGACAAATAAGTTCATCAAGTTATTTGCTCCAAAGTATACTGACAAGACGAGTATGCACCAAAATAACATTTCAAGTTTTAATCCTGTCCAAAGCCCTTCCTTTATCCGATGATGTTTTTCACCACCTCTATTTTGGGCTAAAAATGTAGTCATAGCACTGCTAATACTTTGTTGTGGTGTAAACGCAAAATCATCTACTCTGTTAACTGCATTGAAGGTTGCAATTGCATCCACACCTAGAGGATTAACGGCAGCTTGAACAAGAACTTTTCCCACATACAAGCAAGTTTGCTGCATTGCTGTGACCCAGCTATAATTTATAGTGATTTTTAATAAATTTTTATCTAATATAATTTCATTTTTTGAGAAATGCAATAATGGCACCTTTTTATAAATATAAATAATACAAAAAAGGCTGGAGAACATTTCAGCTGTTGCAGTTGCAATTCCTGAACCGATAACCCCCATATTAAAATAAACTACGAATATAATATCCATTACCACATTTAATACTGCTGAAATAGCTAAAAAAATTAATGGCGATTTTGAATCACCTATGCTACGTAAAATTGAAGCAAATGCATTATATAAAAATGTAAAAATCAGTCCCAAAAATATAATCCTTAAATAAGCTGCAGCATCTGGTATTATTTCTTGTGGAGCTTGTATTAACTTTAATATTGGTTCAATAAATATTATGCCTAATATAATTACAATTGAAGTAAATATAAGTCCGGCTATCATAGTAGTTGAAACTTCTCTCTTGAATTTTTTTATATCATTAGCTCCAAAATATTCACTCATAAGTACTGAAGCTCCCATACAAATTCCTATAATAAAGAATATTATGATGTTCATTATAGGATTTGCTGTACCAACAGCTGCTAAAGCTTCTGTGCCTACAAATCTTCCTACAATAATTGAATCTGCTGCATTATAAGTTAATTGAAATAAATTTGCTAATACCAAAGGAACTGCAAATTTAATTAAATGTTTTGATATATTCCCTTTTGTCATGTCTGTAATCAATATTTTCCACTCCCCAATCCTCTTCTTACGTATATAAAAAATAGCAGATAATAATACTTCTATGTTATTTTTAATTATACCGTATGTTTTTGCAATAA harbors:
- a CDS encoding aromatic acid exporter family protein, producing MIKYLQSKVFKMALSATVAIMISNYIGLQFGVTSGIIAILTIQDTKKEALLIGGRRVITAAIAILLSFVLYILLGNNPIVFGLFLIIFISTTQLLKMSEGMVPGAVLSTHLLTSTNINASWIINEAQLTIIGIGVAMLFNLYAASLEDEFEKNKLRIEDCYRAILSDMAVSLVTQAVPVYEREILLEVEKLIKKSKDIARTINNNHLFKKNDYYLNYIEMRIIQLDTMKRMKKHFSRFYMTYGQTKILSDFTNNVAMNLHENNDCIELINKLNLLRKDYADMELPKNRNEFENRALLFQFLNDLEDFLIVKKKFKESIHYR
- a CDS encoding MATE family efflux transporter, with the protein product MRKKRIGEWKILITDMTKGNISKHLIKFAVPLVLANLFQLTYNAADSIIVGRFVGTEALAAVGTANPIMNIIIFFIIGICMGASVLMSEYFGANDIKKFKREVSTTMIAGLIFTSIVIILGIIFIEPILKLIQAPQEIIPDAAAYLRIIFLGLIFTFLYNAFASILRSIGDSKSPLIFLAISAVLNVVMDIIFVVYFNMGVIGSGIATATAEMFSSLFCIIYIYKKVPLLHFSKNEIILDKNLLKITINYSWVTAMQQTCLYVGKVLVQAAVNPLGVDAIATFNAVNRVDDFAFTPQQSISSAMTTFLAQNRGGEKHHRIKEGLWTGLKLEMLFWCILVLSVYFGANNLMNLFVPNEGSKVIELGATYLHLMAFFYILPAWTNGIQGYFRGMGDLKVTLRSTFVQMVGRVLFAYLLAPRFGIVGIALSCLGGWIIMLSYEVPILIKHRKEHAKFIKNLT